A window of Bacillus sp. DX3.1 genomic DNA:
ATAGGAGTGTAGTATTATATGAGTCGCCGATGCAACAGAGCAGAAAGCGAAGAAACAAAATGAGAAACTTAGTTGACATTGAAACATGAAAGTGTTAACATAAGGGAGTCGCAAATGAGCGGCAAACAAGTTCTTTGAAAACTGAACGAAACAAACAACGTGCAACGTCAATTTTTATTTTTATGATGCTAGACAAACTAACTTTATTGGAGAGTTTGATCCTGGCTCAGGATGAACGCTGGCGGCGTGCCTAATACATGCAAGTCGAGCGAATGGATTAAGAGCTTGCTCTTATGAAGTTAGCGGCGGACGGGTGAGTAACACGTGGGTAACCTGCCTACAAGACTGGGATAACTCCGGGAAACCGGGGCTAATACCGGATAATATTTTGCACTGCATGGTGCGAAATTGAAAGGCGGCTTCGGCTGTCACTTGTAGATGGACCTGCGTCGCATTAGCTAGTTGGTGAGGTAACGGCTCACCAAGGCAACGATGCGTAGCCGACCTGAGAGGGTGATCGGCCACACTGGGACTGAGACACGGCCCAGACTCCTACGGGAGGCAGCAGTAGGGAATCTTCCGCAATGGACGAAAGTCTGACGGAGCAACGCCGCGTGAGTGATGAAGGCTTTCGGGTCGTAAAACTCTGTTGTTAGGGAAGAACAAGTGCTAGTTGAATAAGCTGGCACCTTGACGGTACCTAACCAGAAAGCCACGGCTAACTACGTGCCAGCAGCCGCGGTAATACGTAGGTGGCAAGCGTTATCCGGAATTATTGGGCGTAAAGCGCGCGCAGGTGGTTTCTTAAGTCTGATGTGAAAGCCCACGGCTCAACCGTGGAGGGTCATTGGAAACTGGGAGACTTGAGTGCAGAAGAGGAAAGTGGAATTCCATGTGTAGCGGTGAAATGCGTAGAGATATGGAGGAACACCAGTGGCGAAGGCGACTTTCTGGTCTGTAACTGACACTGAGGCGCGAAAGCGTGGGGAGCAAACAGGATTAGATACCCTGGTAGTCCACGCCGTAAACGATGAGTGCTAAGTGTTAGAGGGTTTCCGCCCTTTAGTGCTGAAGTTAACGCATTAAGCACTCCGCCTGGGGAGTACGGCCGCAAGGCTGAAACTCAAAGGAATTGACGGGGGCCCGCACAAGCGGTGGAGCATGTGGTTTAATTCGAAGCAACGCGAAGAACCTTACCAGGTCTTGACATCCTTTGAAAACCCTAGAGATAGGGCTTCCCCTTCGGGGGCAAAGTGACAGGTGGTGCATGGTTGTCGTCAGCTCGTGTCGTGAGATGTTGGGTTAAGTCCCGCAACGAGCGCAACCCTTGATCTTAGTTGCCAGCATTTAGTTGGGCACTCTAAGGTGACTGCCGGTGACAAACCGGAGGAAGGTGGGGATGACGTCAAATCATCATGCCCCTTATGACCTGGGCTACACACGTGCTACAATGGACGGTACAAAGAGCTGCAAGACCGCGAGGTGGAGCTAATCTCATAAAACCGTTCTCAGTTCGGATTGTAGGCTGCAACTCGCCTACATGAAGCTGGAATCGCTAGTAATCGCGGATCAGCATGCCGCGGTGAATACGTTCCCGGGCCTTGTACACACCGCCCGTCACACCACGAGAGTTTGTAACACCCGAAGTCGGTGGGGTAACCTTTATGGAGCCAGCCGCCTAAGGTGGGACAGATGATTGGGGTGAAGTCGTAACAAGGTAGCCGTATCGGAAGGTGCGGCTGGATCACCTCCTTTCTATGGAGAATTGATGAACGCAGTTCATCAATATACGTTGACTTGTTTGGTTTCGTTCAGTTTTGAGAGAACTAAATCTCTCGAAATGTATGTTCTTTGAAAACTAGATAACAGTGTAGCTCATATTTTTTAATTAATTTTGGTTAAGTTAGAAAGGGCGCACGGTGGATGCCTTGACACTAGGAGTCGATGAAGGACGGGACTAACGCCGATATGCTTCGGGGAGCTGTAAGTAAGCTTTGATCCGAAGATTTCCGAATGGGGAAACCCACTATACGTAATGGTATGGTATCCTTACCTGAATACATAGGGTATGGAAGACAGACCCAGGGAACTGAAACATCTAAGTACCTGGAGGAAGAGAAAGCAAATGCGATTTCCTGAGTAGCGGCGAGCGAAACGGAATCTAGCCCAAACCAAGAGGCTTGCCTCTTGGGGTTGTAGGACATTCTATACGGAGTTACAAAGGAACGGGGTAGACGAAGCAGCCTGGAAAGGCTCGTCATAGAAGGTAACAACCCTGTAGTCGAAACTTCGTTCCCTCTTGAATGTATCCTGAGTACGGCGGAACACGTGAAATTCCGTCGGAATCTGGGAGGACCATCTCCCAAGGCTAAATACTACCTAGTGATCGATAGTGAACCAGTACCGTGAGGGAAAGGTGAAAAGCACCCCGGAAGGGGAGTGAAAGAGATCCTGAAACCGTGTGCCTACAAATAGTCAGAGCCCGTTAATGGGTGATGGCGTGCCTTTTGTAGAATGAACCGGCGAGTTACGATCCCGTGCGAGGTTAAGCTGAAGAGGCGGAGCCGTAGCGAAAGCGAGTCTGAATAGGGCGTTTAGTACGTGGTCGTAGACCCGAAACCAGGTGATCTACCCATGTCCAGGGTGAAGTTCAGGTAACACTGAATGGAGGCCCGAACCCACGCACGTTGAAAAGTGCGGGGATGAGGTGTGGGTAGCGGAGAAATTCCAATCGAACCTGGAGATAGCTGGTTCTCCCCGAAATAGCTTTAGGGCTAGCCTTAAGTGTAAGAGTCTTGGAGGTAGAGCACTGATTGAACTAGGGGTCCTCATCGGATTACCGAATTCAGTCAAACTCCGAATGCCAATGACTTATCCTTAGGAGTCAGACTGCGAGTGATAAGATCCGTAGTCAAAGGGAAACAGCCCAGACCGCCAGCTAAGGTCCCAAAGTGTGTATTAAGTGGAAAAGGATGTGGAGTTGCTTAGACAACTAGGATGTTGGCTTAGAAGCAGCCACCATTTAAAGAGTGCGTAATAGCTCACTAGTCGAGTGACTCTGCGCCGAAAATGTACCGGGGCTAAATACACCACCGAAGCTGCGGATTGATACCTATGGTATCAGTGGTAGGGGAGCGTTCTAAGGGCAGTGAAGTCAGACCGTAAGGACTGGTGGAGCGCTTAGAAGTGAGAATGCCGGTATGAGTAGCGAAAGACGGGTGAGAATCCCGTCCACCGAATGCCTAAGGTTTCCTGAGGAAGGCTCGTCCGCTCAGGGTTAGTCAGGACCTAAGCCGAGGCCGACAGGCGTAGGCGATGGACAACAGGTTGATATTCCTGTACCACCTCTTTATCGTTTGAGCAATGGAGGGACGCAGAAGGATAGAAGAAGCGTGCGATTGGTTGTGCACGTCCAAGCAGTTAGGCTGATAAGTAGGCAAATCCGCTTATCGTGAAGGCTGAGCTGTGATGGGGAAGCTCCTTATGGAGCGAAGTCTTTGATTCCCCGCTGCCAAGAAAAGCTTCTAGCGAGATAAAAGGTGCCTGTACCGCAAACCGACACAGGTAGGCGAGGAGAGAATCCTAAGGTGTGCGAGAGAACTCTGGTTAAGGAACTCGGCAAAATGACCCCGTAACTTCGGGAGAAGGGGTGCTTTCTTAACGGAAAGCCGCAGTGAATAGGCCCAAGCGACTGTTTAGCAAAAACACAGGTCTCTGCGAAGCCGTAAGGCGAAGTATAGGGGCTGACACCTGCCCGGTGCTGGAAGGTTAAGGAGAGGGGTTAGCGCAAGCGAAGCTCTGAACTGAAGCCCCAGTAAACGGCGGCCGTAACTATAACGGTCCTAAGGTAGCGAAATTCCTTGTCGGGTAAGTTCCGACCCGCACGAAAGGTGTAACGATTTGGGCACTGTCTCAACCAGAGACTCGGTGAAATTATAGTACCTGTGAAGATGCAGGTTACCCGCGACAGGACGGAAAGACCCCGTGGAGCTTTACTGTAGCCTGATATTGAATTTTGGTACAGTTTGTACAGGATAGGCGGGAGCCATTGAAACCGGAGCGCTAGCTTCGGTGGAGGCGCTGGTGGGATACCGCCCTGACTGTATTGAAATTCTAACCTACGGGTCTCATCGACCCGGGAGACAGTGTCAGGTGGGCAGTTTGACTGGGGCGGTCGCCTCCTAAAGTGTAACGGAGGCGCCCAAAGGTTCCCTCAGAATGGTTGGAAATCATTCGTAGAGTGCAAAGGCATAAGGGAGCTTGACTGCGAGACCTACAAGTCGAGCAGGGACGAAAGTCGGGCTTAGTGATCCGGTGGTTCCGCATGGAAGGGCCATCGCTCAACGGATAAAAGCTACCCCGGGGATAACAGGCTTATCTCCCCAAGAGTCCACATCGACGGGGAGGTTTGGCACCTCGATGTCGGCTCATCGCATCCTGGGGCTGTAGTCGGTCCCAAGGGTTGGGCTGTTCGCCCATTAAAGCGGTACGCGAGCTGGGTTCAGAACGTCGTGAGACAGTTCGGTCCCTATCCGTCGTGGGCGCAGGAAATTTGAGAGGAGCTGTCCTTAGTACGAGAGGACCGGGATGGACGCACCGCTGGTGTACCAGTTGTTCTGCCAAGGGCATAGCTGGGTAGCTATGTGCGGAAGGGATAAGTGCTGAAAGCATCTAAGCATGAAGCCCCCTCAAGATGAGATTTCCCATAGCGTAAGCTAGTAAGATCCCTGAAAGATGATCAGGTTGATAGGTTCGAGGTGGAAGCATGGTGACATGTGGAGCTGACGAATACTAATAGATCGAGGACTTAACCATATAATATGAACGCTTATGTTATCTAGTTTTGAAGGAATATACCTTCATAAGTCTGGTAATGATGGCAGAGAGGTCACACCCGTTCCCATACCGAACACGGAAGTTAAGCTCTCTAGCGCCGATGGTAGTTGGGACCTTGTCCCTGTGAGAGTAGGACGTTGCCAGGCTTTTATATCGTCGCGGGGTGGAGCAGTACGGTAGCTCGTCGGGCTCATAACCCGAAGGTCGCAGGTTCAAATCCTGTCCCCGCAACCAATGGTCCCGTGGTGTAGTGGTTAACATGCCTGCCTGTCACGCAGGAGATCGCCGGTTCGACCCCGGTCGGGACCGCCATTTATACAAAGAAAAGAACGAAACAACTTGTTTCGTATTTTTTTATTTATTTAAAAAAACTTATAAAGACAGTCAATCTTATCCTTAGGAAAACTCCTAAGGTCTTTTTTATATATATAAATGCAAATTAAAACACCGGCATAAAACGCTTCTTTTTAGGTGGGAGAGAGCATCCGGGCCATGCATAGAAGCGGTCAGATCCTTTTCCTGCCCAGACATAGTGAAAACAAAGAGAGAAAACGAGTGCAGGTCACCTTTTGTTATCTATAGCCGCGGCTTATATGTCGAAAAATCAAAATGGATTTATATGATCAAAAATGAAACAAAGTGAAAAAAACTGTATAATAAAGAGCAGAGAATATTGCAAGTAAGGTAGGTGAAACCTTTGAATAGATATGAAATTATGACAACGTCTTCTGAAGAAACACAGGAACTATCAGAGAAGCTCGGGCAACTTGTTCAAGCGCAAGATGTACTTATTTTAGAAGGAGACCTAGGGGCGGGCAAGACAACATTCACGAAGGGTCTTGCAAAAGGGCTTGGTGTAAAGCGTGTTGTAAATAGTCCAACATTTAATATTATTAAAGAGTACAAAGGGCGACTACCGCTATATCATATGGACGTGTATCGTTTAGCGGAAAGTGAAGAAGACCTAGGATTTGATGAATATTTTTATGGTGAAGGCATAACAGTTGTAGAATGGGCGCATTTAATTGAGTCTTTCCTACCGACTTCACAGTTAAAGATTAGTTTATTTCATGAAGGTGATAATACAAGAAGAATTGTACTAGAGCCGAGTGGAGAACGTTATATTAGATTATGTGAGGAGCTATTACAAGATGAAAGTACTAGCAATTGATACTTCAAATTATGTAATGGGGGTTTCTCTTATTGATGGAAATACTGTTGTTGGAGAAATCATTACAAATTTAACAAAAAATCATTCTGTACGCCTTATGCCGGCTGTAGAACAGCTTTTGCAAGAGTGTAATGTAAAACCTAAAGATTTAAATAAAATTGTTGTAGCAGCTGGTCCTGGTTCGTATACAGGTGTTCGGATTGGAGTAACGGCAGCGAAAACATTAGCTTGGTCATTGCAAATTCCGATTGTGGGCGTGTCTAGCCTGGAAGTAGTAGCAGCAAACGGAGCGAATTTCCAAGGTGTTATTTGTCCATTATTTGATGGGCGCCGAGGACAAATTTATACAGGCTTGTATACATGTAAAGAGCAAAAGCTAATTTCTATAAAGGATGATCGAATCATTCTTATTGTAGATTGGTTACAGATGTTAAAAGATATGGGACAACCTGTTTTATTTATTGGAAATGATGTAGAACAACATAAAGAAACAATTGTAGAGCATTTGGGAGACTTAGCTATATTTGCTTCCTTTACAAAGAATAATCCAAGACCAAGTGAGTTAGCATTTTTAGGATTACAAAAAGAAGAACAAAGCGTACATACATTTGTTCCGAGCTATCTTCGTTTGGCAGAAGCAGAAACAAAATGGCTAGAAAGTCAAAGACAGTAGGGGTTAGAGCGATGGATATTACATTTCGAAAGATGACGACGGATGATATTGCGCAAATTGTTGCAATTGAAGAAGCGTCATTTACAACTCCTTGGACAGCCGACGCATTTTATCGTGAAATAACGACGAATGAATATGCACACTATGTTGTAATAGAAAAAAATGATGCGGTAATTGGATACTGTGGATTATGGATTATTATTGATGAATCACATATTACGAACATAGCCATTTTACCAGAATACCGTGGTCAAAAGCTTGGAGATGCTTTGTTAAAAGAAGTAATAAATCAAGCGAAGGAAATAGGAGCTAAGACGATGACCCTTGAAGTAAGAGTGTCAAATGAAGTAGCGAAAAAGTTATACAGAAAGTATGGATTCCAAAATGGTGGGATTCGTAAACGATACTATACAGACAATTATGAAGATGGTCTTGTAATGTGGGTGAATATATAATGGGAAAAAATACAATTATACTTGGTATTGAAACGAGCTGTGATGAAACAGCTGTAGCAGTTGTCAAAAATGGAACAGAAATAGTAGCAAATGTAGTGGCTTCACAAATTGAAAGTCATAAGCGTTTTGGCGGGGTTGTACCAGAAATCGCATCTCGTCATCATGTAGAACAAATCACAGTTGTATTAGAGGAAGCATTAAAAGAAGCGAACATCTCATTTGAAGATATTGATGCAATTGCTGTAACGGAAGGGCCGGGGTTAGTAGGTGCACTTTTAATTGGTGTAAATGCAGCAAAAGCGGTTGCTTTTGCTCATGATATTCCGCTCATCGGTGTTCATCATATCGCTGGACATATTTATGCAAATCGCTTAGTAAAAGAGTTACAGTTCCCGCTGTTGTCACTTGTTGTATCAGGAGGGCATACAGAGCTTGTTTATATGAAAGAACATGGTTCGTTTGAAGTAATCGGCGAGACGAGAGACGATGCTGCAGGAGAAGCATACGATAAAGTTGCACGTACGTTATCGATGCCGTATCCAGGTGGGCCACATATCGATCGTCTTGCTCATGAAGGAAAGCCAACGATTGATTTACCTCGTGCATGGCTCGAACCAGATTCTTATGACTTTAGCTTTAGTGGATTAAAATCAGCAGTTATCAACACTGTGCATAACGCAAAACAACGCGGGGAAGACATTGCACCAGAAGATTTAGCAGCTAGCTTCCAAGCGAGTGTAATAGATGTATTAGTAACGAAAGCAGCCCGTGCAGCAGAAGCGTATGATGTGAAACAAGTGCTCCTTGCTGGAGGTGTTGCAGCTAATAAAGGACTCCGTGCTCGTTTAGAGGAGGAGTTTGCAAAGAATGAAAATATTGAGCTAATCATTCCGCCATTATCTTTATGCACAGATAATGCAGCAATGATTGCAGCAGCTGGAACGATTGCATATGAACAAGGAAAGCGTGCGACATTGGCATTGAACGCAAATCCAGGATTAGATATTGAAGCATAGTTATACACAAAATTAACCACAACCTGTGGATAAAACCCATATTATCTGTTGATAATATGGGTTTTTATTGTGTATATAAAATGTGGATAGTTTTTATGTTAATTGTGGATAATGTGGAAAAGATATTTTATCCCCTCATAATATAAAGGTGGATATGTGTATAATGTTGTGGATAACTCAGAAGAAGTCGGACGTTCGACTAGGATATTCTTATGTATATTTTAGTTATACTGTATCTCTGATTTATCCCGCTATTTGCGGGCAGTAAAACCCCCACTGATTAAAGTTTCACTTTATAAAGTGGAACTATTACCGATAGCATATGGGGACATAGTAAACTGTTTTTGTGCCATATCGGGCATTGGACTTAAAAAAAAGGAGATGACTTTGAGTCATCTCCTTTTTTCTTCGTATATGAACGACAGAGGGCTTATACGTGTAATTCTTCCCATTCTGCCATATATTTTTCTAGTTGCTCTTGCATCGTTTGTTTGGCTGTTGTAATTTCGCTAGCGCGTTCGTAATCGGCATACACTTCCGGCAGACAAAGTTGATCTTCTAATTCTGTAATTTCTTCTTCTAGTTTCGCGATATTTTCTTCTAATTCTTCAATTTTTCGTGAGCGTTGACGTTCTAACTTTTTACGTTCTTTTTCCTCAAGGTAATTTATCTTTTCTTGAGCAATTTGTTTTTGGGCGGGTGCATTTGTTTCTAATTGTTCAAATTCTGCCCGTTCAAACATTTCATTTTTCTTTTCCACATAGTAATCGTAATCACCTAAATATTCCTGTGCACCATCTGCTGATAATTCAACGACTGTTGTCGTTACACGATTGATAAAATAGCGATCATGGGAGACAAATAAAAGAGTTCCTGGAAAATCGATTAAGGCATTTTCTAAAATTTCTTTGCTATTTAAATCGAGATGGTTCGTTGGCTCATCTAGAATGAGTAAATTGGACTTTTGCATCATTAATTTTGCTAGGGCCAATCTTGCCTTTTGTCCACCGCTTAGGGAAGAGACTGGTTTTAACACATCGTCTCCTGAGAATAAAAAGTTGCCGAGTAGGGTGCGAATCTCTTTTTCAGGTTGCATTGGATATTCATCCCAAAGCTCGTTCAGAACACGCTTTGATGATGTTAAGTTTGCCTGTTCTTGATCGTAGTATCCGATGGAGGCATTAGAACCGAAAGAAATGTCTCCACTTAATGTCTCGATTTTATTTACAAGTGACTTTAGTAATGTAGATTTCCCAATTCCGTTTGGTCCAACAAGTGCCACACTGTCTCCTCGTGTTAATCGTACATTGACATGTTCAATAATCGGTTCTTGATTATATCCAATGGAAACGTCTTTTACTTGTAGCACATCATTCCCACTTTGCTTTTCGATATCAAAATGAAAAGATGCTGATTTTGAATCACCTAATGGTTTGGTCATCAGTTCCATTCGTTCTAATTGTTTACGGCGACTTTGGGCACGCTTTGTTGTAGAAGCACGAGCAATATTTTTTTGGACAAAGTCCTCTAATTTTGCAACTTCGTCTTGCTGCTTTTCATAGCGCTTCATGTCCTGTTCATAGAGTGCGGCTTTTAAGTCTAAATATTTACTGTAGTTTCCGACGTAACGTCTACTTTCTTTGTTAGAGATTTCATATACTTGTGTGACAAGTTTGTCTAAAAAGTAGCGATCATGGGAAACAATTAGAATAGCGCCCGGATAGCCTTGTAAGTATTGTTCTAGCCATGTTAGTGTATCAATGTCTAAATGGTTTGTCGGCTCGTCTAAAATAAGCAAGTCTGGTTTTGTTAATAGCAATTTACCAAGAGCTAACCGCGTTTTTTGACCACCGCTTAATGTGGAAATCGTTGTTCCATGCGTTTCTGCTGGAAAACCAAGGCCGCTTAAAATAGAGCGAATATCCGCTTCGTATTGATAACCGCCTTTATCTTTATAATCCAGTTGCAATTGATCATAGTCAGCGAGCAATTTTTCATATGTAGTAGCGTTTGAGAAGTTTTCTTTCTTACCCATTTCTTGCTCTAACCTTCGAAGTTCTTTTTCCATGTGTTGTAGATGCGTAAAGACAGTTAATAATTCATCCCAAATGGTCAATGAAGTTTCTAAACCGGTATTCTGGGCTAAATAACCGATGGAAACGTCTTTTGGTTTTATAATTTCACCATCGTCGTGAGAAAGTTCCCCTGCAATAATTTTTAATAGTGTAGATTTTCCAGCTCCATTTCGGCCGACAAGGGCGATGCGATCTCTTGTTTGTACTTCAAGTTTAATGTTTGCAAGGATTGTTTCGGCACCGTACAATTTAGAAAGTCCGTTTACTTGTAATAAAATCAATTTTTTCACCTCAAATAATTTCTTAACTTTGCCATGTTATATTTCTCAATCATACTAAAAATAGTGTATAGTTTAAAATAAAGAGAGAAGTCTCTCTCTATTATACAAGGAAAGTCTTAAGTGCTAAACTTCTGTATTTGTTCAAATTACATGAACAGAGATAGGAGGAGAGGAGTGGTTTTATGGATCAGCAAAAGATTCCACAGGCGACTGCCAAACGATTGCCTCTATACTATCGATTTATCCAAAACTTATCCCTTTCTGGTAAGCAACGTGTATCATCTGCGGAATTAAGTGAAGCGGTGAAGGTAGACTCCGCAACAATTCGTAGAGATTTTTCATATTTTGGGGCGTTGGGAAAAAAAGGGTACGGCTATAATGTGAATTATTTACTGTCGTTTTTCCGAGAAACGCTTGATCAAGATGATATAACACGTGTAGCACTTATTGGAGTGGGTAATTTAGGGACCGCTTTCTTACATTACAATTTCACGAAAAATAATAATACAAAAATTGAAATGGCTTTTGATGTAAATGAAGAGAAAGTTGGAAAAGAAATCGGAGGAATTCCTGTATATCATTTGGATGAACTTGAAGAACGTTTGAAAGATGATATACAAGTGGCAATATTAACAGTACCTGCTACTGTTGCACAAGCTGTGGCAGATCGATTAGCTCATACAAACGTACATGGAGTTTTGAATTTCACACCAGCACGGTTAAATGTATCAGAGAATATAAGGATTCATCATATTGATTTAGCTGTAGAATTACAAACGCTGGTTTACTTTTTGAAAAATTATCCACAATAAAAACGCAGGGGAAATCCCCCTGCGTTTTTATTGTTCTTTTTTTGTTTTCGTTTTGAATTTTACTAAGATAAGGCGAAGTGCTAAATTAAAATCTATTGTCGCCATACCAGCAAGCAGTAGCGTATAAAAATTCCAGATTGTATCTTCAACATTAATAATTGCTAAGTATGTAAAAATACATCCAAGAAGGAAATACAGTGCTGCCATGAACAATGGTGAGTTCCTCATATTTAAAATCCTCCGATAAATCCTTGCATTTTTTCTGCTTCTTTTATCATTTCTTGTATTTGCTCATTACTTAATGCGACTTGAAATAGTGCAACTAATGTATTCATGGCAACGTGAGCCATGATGGGAACGATAATTCGTTTTGTTTTCACGTATAAGAAGGCGAAAACAAGACCCATAGCAGTGTATACCAATAGGTGCGTAAAATCAAAGTGGATAGCTGCGAATACAAGTGAACTAATGATAGCTGCGATAAAGAAATTAAACCTTTTATACAGTGTGCCAAATAAGATCTTTCTAAAGACAATTTCCTCTAAAATAGGACCTAGTATAGATACAACAATGAGGAACCAAGGAGTGGTCCTTGCTATTTCCATTAAACGCTCTGTATTCTCAGAGCCTGGCTT
This region includes:
- the tsaE gene encoding tRNA (adenosine(37)-N6)-threonylcarbamoyltransferase complex ATPase subunit type 1 TsaE, which translates into the protein MNRYEIMTTSSEETQELSEKLGQLVQAQDVLILEGDLGAGKTTFTKGLAKGLGVKRVVNSPTFNIIKEYKGRLPLYHMDVYRLAESEEDLGFDEYFYGEGITVVEWAHLIESFLPTSQLKISLFHEGDNTRRIVLEPSGERYIRLCEELLQDESTSN
- the tsaB gene encoding tRNA (adenosine(37)-N6)-threonylcarbamoyltransferase complex dimerization subunit type 1 TsaB, translated to MKVLAIDTSNYVMGVSLIDGNTVVGEIITNLTKNHSVRLMPAVEQLLQECNVKPKDLNKIVVAAGPGSYTGVRIGVTAAKTLAWSLQIPIVGVSSLEVVAANGANFQGVICPLFDGRRGQIYTGLYTCKEQKLISIKDDRIILIVDWLQMLKDMGQPVLFIGNDVEQHKETIVEHLGDLAIFASFTKNNPRPSELAFLGLQKEEQSVHTFVPSYLRLAEAETKWLESQRQ
- the rimI gene encoding ribosomal protein S18-alanine N-acetyltransferase; this translates as MDITFRKMTTDDIAQIVAIEEASFTTPWTADAFYREITTNEYAHYVVIEKNDAVIGYCGLWIIIDESHITNIAILPEYRGQKLGDALLKEVINQAKEIGAKTMTLEVRVSNEVAKKLYRKYGFQNGGIRKRYYTDNYEDGLVMWVNI
- the tsaD gene encoding tRNA (adenosine(37)-N6)-threonylcarbamoyltransferase complex transferase subunit TsaD, producing MGKNTIILGIETSCDETAVAVVKNGTEIVANVVASQIESHKRFGGVVPEIASRHHVEQITVVLEEALKEANISFEDIDAIAVTEGPGLVGALLIGVNAAKAVAFAHDIPLIGVHHIAGHIYANRLVKELQFPLLSLVVSGGHTELVYMKEHGSFEVIGETRDDAAGEAYDKVARTLSMPYPGGPHIDRLAHEGKPTIDLPRAWLEPDSYDFSFSGLKSAVINTVHNAKQRGEDIAPEDLAASFQASVIDVLVTKAARAAEAYDVKQVLLAGGVAANKGLRARLEEEFAKNENIELIIPPLSLCTDNAAMIAAAGTIAYEQGKRATLALNANPGLDIEA
- a CDS encoding ABC-F family ATP-binding cassette domain-containing protein, with product MILLQVNGLSKLYGAETILANIKLEVQTRDRIALVGRNGAGKSTLLKIIAGELSHDDGEIIKPKDVSIGYLAQNTGLETSLTIWDELLTVFTHLQHMEKELRRLEQEMGKKENFSNATTYEKLLADYDQLQLDYKDKGGYQYEADIRSILSGLGFPAETHGTTISTLSGGQKTRLALGKLLLTKPDLLILDEPTNHLDIDTLTWLEQYLQGYPGAILIVSHDRYFLDKLVTQVYEISNKESRRYVGNYSKYLDLKAALYEQDMKRYEKQQDEVAKLEDFVQKNIARASTTKRAQSRRKQLERMELMTKPLGDSKSASFHFDIEKQSGNDVLQVKDVSIGYNQEPIIEHVNVRLTRGDSVALVGPNGIGKSTLLKSLVNKIETLSGDISFGSNASIGYYDQEQANLTSSKRVLNELWDEYPMQPEKEIRTLLGNFLFSGDDVLKPVSSLSGGQKARLALAKLMMQKSNLLILDEPTNHLDLNSKEILENALIDFPGTLLFVSHDRYFINRVTTTVVELSADGAQEYLGDYDYYVEKKNEMFERAEFEQLETNAPAQKQIAQEKINYLEEKERKKLERQRSRKIEELEENIAKLEEEITELEDQLCLPEVYADYERASEITTAKQTMQEQLEKYMAEWEELHV
- a CDS encoding redox-sensing transcriptional repressor Rex — encoded protein: MDQQKIPQATAKRLPLYYRFIQNLSLSGKQRVSSAELSEAVKVDSATIRRDFSYFGALGKKGYGYNVNYLLSFFRETLDQDDITRVALIGVGNLGTAFLHYNFTKNNNTKIEMAFDVNEEKVGKEIGGIPVYHLDELEERLKDDIQVAILTVPATVAQAVADRLAHTNVHGVLNFTPARLNVSENIRIHHIDLAVELQTLVYFLKNYPQ
- a CDS encoding YdiK family protein, whose product is MRNSPLFMAALYFLLGCIFTYLAIINVEDTIWNFYTLLLAGMATIDFNLALRLILVKFKTKTKKEQ
- a CDS encoding type II CAAX endopeptidase family protein, which produces MKKQYWWIIVTYILMQLSGVIGLPLLLKTGLYNNSGLTRDEKIQLMTGHWAIISFLIALCIVLWLLRTDIRESRLDTKRASIPATIGWIFIGFFLAFFSQTIAGTIEMRLLGIKPGSENTERLMEIARTTPWFLIVVSILGPILEEIVFRKILFGTLYKRFNFFIAAIISSLVFAAIHFDFTHLLVYTAMGLVFAFLYVKTKRIIVPIMAHVAMNTLVALFQVALSNEQIQEMIKEAEKMQGFIGGF